The Rhodohalobacter sp. SW132 genomic sequence TTAGAGCTAATATAGCCATTTTTCAAGCGGTATTTAAGAATTAGAATTCTTTACCGAATGGCTCAGCTCCAGCATATCACATACTGCAAGCGCAGCTTCCGCACCTTTGTTCCCTTTATCAATTCCTGCACGTTCCATCGCCTGTTCCACGTTGTCCGTTGTAAGCACTCCGAACGAAACAGGAAGCCCATATCGTATATTTAACTCTGCAATCCCTTTATTTACAGCATCACATACATAATGAAAATGTGGGGTTCCTCCTTTTATAACTGCGCCAATGGCCACCACACCGTCCACATTTAATTCGTCAATGCACATTTTACAGGCAAGGGGAAGCTCATAAGAACCGGGGCAGCGGTATGTAAAAATTTGATTATCAGGTATTCCTTTTCCTTTGAGTGCGGCAACGGCTCCTTCCAGCATATCATCCGTAACAAACGAGTTCCATTTGGCTGCTACAACTGCAATTCGTTTCTTTTTCCAATCCATATTGAACTAATTTATTTTTGATCGCTGCTGCGATAACCGTTTTAATGCTTCTACATGTTTCTCGCCCAGTGTTACAATCCCAAAATAGGGATCGTAATCAGAGCGCCGCGACCCATGATAATCACTTCCGCCGGTAACCAAAAAATTATTTTTTTTCGCAATCTTTGAAAAGTTTTTTTGAACCGGGTAAGGGTGGCTGGGATGAATGCATTCAATACCGTCGATTCCCTGCTCCATCAATTCATCAATTTCATTTTGTGAGTAGAGCGGACCCGGGTGGGCAAGCGATAGTACGCCGCCTGCTTTTTTCATACAGCGTATCGCTTCTCCAAGCGTGCAATACTCCGTACCAATAGAGCCAAGTTTTTCCGATGAAAGATACCGGATAAATGCCTCATTCACCGATCCCACTACACCTTTATTCAACAGGACAGATGCGGCATGCGGCCGGCCAATATTGCTAAAACCCGCCTCTGCTTTTACTTCATCGAGGTCGATGTCGATCCCTTTATGCTGCAGATGATCCACTATTTTTGCCATCCGTTTCCTTCGAGCGCGGCTTTGACGAAGCATCATAAGATTTACTTCTTCATCATCGGGGTCAAAACAATACCCTAAAAGATGAACCTCTTTATCCTTCCATTGAACAGACATCTCTACCCCGGGCAGCAGTTCTATTCTTCCGCCGTTCAGTTCTCTCGCTTTTTTATATCCTTTAATCGAGTCGTGATCGGTTATGGATATGGTTTTCAGACCTTTCTCTACTGCTTTATCAAGTATTTCCTGAGGTGTACATGCTCCGTCTGAAGCATTCGTATGAATATGAAGATCGGCTTTTCCCAAAAAAAATCTACGGGTTTAAAATTGCGTGATATCCTTCAATGTCTCCGATCAGCCGGATCGCTTCCTGAACGGACCGATCGGTTCGCAGCCTGTTTTGGGCTCTGAGTTCGGCTGAACCCGTTTGAGCTGCCCACTCTTCGGTTAGTTTTTGTTCGATAAATTCCCGGTTATTTCTGAGATCCTCATCTTTTTTCCTTTCAACAGAGCGCTCAAGTGCGCGAATTAAATGTGCAGATTCAGCTTCATCATGAAATTGCTCACTACTGGCCAGAAGCTGTTCCAAATGCTGATCGGCACTCAGCTGATAGCTGAAATTCTCGCGCTCCAGGTAGTCCAAAAACTTCTCATATGCGTCTTCTGGTTCTTCATCTTCTCCATGTTCAGCTATATAATCAGCGGTAAAGAAAAAGAATTTATTGTTCTGCAACAGTGCGACCCTTGCCCGGGAATCTTCACCCTCGTCAACTTTTATATCCGGTTCGATTCCGAGACCGTCGTAAACCGTTCGGCCATTTTTGGTCGTAAATGCCCGCCGCAGCGAATCCGGGATCTGGCGGCCTTCGATACCATTTTCACCTGCATAATCGACCGACTGGATACTTCTGCCGCTCGGGATGTAGTATTGTGAAATTGTTATTTTCAGCGAGGTATTGTAGGAAAGCGGACGCACAGTCTGCACCAGGCCTTTACCGAAGCTTGTCTGACCCACCACTACGGCGCGATCGAGATCCTGCAGCGCACCCGCCACAACCTCCGATGCACTGGCACTGCCCCGGTTCATTAAAACAACAATAGGAAGATCTTCAAATACTGCCGGCTCATCCGTAACAAAAACTGTGTTCTGATTGGCCATCCGGCCCTTCGTTTCTACTACCGTAACTCCGGGTTCAACAAATTTATCCACGATTTCAACGGCTTCATTCAGCAAGCCACCCGGATTATTTCTCAGATCAAGAATCAGGCCGTCCAGGCTGCCCTGGTCTTTAAATCCAAGTAATTTTTCCCGGATTTCTTCGGCGGAGCGCTGACCAAACCGCGTGAGCTGCAGGTATGCAAGATTTTCATGCCCTTCAATCAGTCCGGAATATTCAATGTTTTTCACCTCAATCCGTTCCCGCACCAAATCAAACCTGATCGGCTCTTCGATGCCCGACCGGCGAATTGTTAGTGAAACCTCCGTGCCAGCATCGCCAATGGTAAGCTGCTGCACCTCATCGGGGTTCATGCCTTCCACCGCTACTTCATTAATGGAAAGGATCACATCTCCCGAACGAATTCCGGCTCTTTCGGCAGGATACCCTTCAAGCGGTGCGATGACGACTATCTGATCGCCTCTGAAACCAGCATCCAGACCAATTCCGCCATAGGTTCCCTGGGAGATTATTTCCATCTGCTGCTGTTCACCCTCATCAATGAATACCGTATAAGGGTCAAGTTCACGAAGCATAGCATTCACTCCGCTTCTCATGATCCGTTCCGGGCTCACCTCTTCCACATACATAGTGGCTACTTCTTTATAAACATCACCAAAAATGGTGAGCTGTTTTTTTATCTGAAAGTAAAGATCTCCCTGCCGGACAAAAGCCAGCGAAGAGATCAAAAAGATTGTGATTAACAGAGCCCAGAGTAGACCGGATCGTTTTTTGAACATTCGTTTTTAATTCGTTGGTATGGTCAGAGTCTGACCGGCATAAATAGTTGTTCCGTTCAGATTATTCTCCTGCTGTATAGCAGCAACAGATACGCCATGACGCCTGGCAATACCGCCCAGCGTTTCATTACGCCTTACGGTATAATTTACCGAACCGTTGCCTGATGAAGAGGCCTCATCAAACCGGAGAGCAAAAATATCTTCTCCGGATCGTTGTCGGCGCTCGAGCTCCTGTTTTTTGGAGAATGCAAGATCATCAACCTGCCGGTAGTACGCCTGCCTGTTGCTGGGTACGTGAACTGTTAACTGCTGACCAACCCGAATCGTATTTGAAATTCCGTTCCATGCCCGCAGCTGCCAGGCCCTCACATCGTACCACTCTGCAATATGGCCAATCGTATCCCCGCTTTTTACGGTGTAGGTTACAGAAGTTGTGTTTGGCGGAGCCTGCACCTGGTTTTGATTGCTTTGCGTTCGGGATGCCGATGCTGTAGCTCCGGGCTGATTTGACGGCCTGTCAGAAGAAATCTGCTCCATGGACCCCGGTGCGATGGGTACAACAATTCGCTGTCCCGGGTGGATTACATTACTAAGCCCTTCATTGGTTTCATAAAGTGAGCGAACGGATGTGCCGTATCGCTGAGCGATGAACCCAAGGGTTTCTCCCCTGCTTACTGTATGCATGGCAATTTCCTGCGCACGCTCTTCTTTTGGGATCTCCTGGTAGGCAATTAAAAATTCGTCCCTGGTTCCCACCGGAAGTTTCAGCGGGTATGAATCGCCGGGAGGTGTTGCCCAGCGAAGTAATTCCGGGTTGTAACTTTTCAATTCGTTTGTGGTGATTCCGGCGGCATTGGCCAGTGCATCAAGCGGCATCAGGCCGTCTACATCCACTACATCATACCGGTACCGTTCTCCTCCGTAGCTGCTCTGAAAACCGAACTCTTCCGGGTTCATGGCAACCATTGTCGCAGCAATAAAACCGGGCACGTATCCGCGGGTTTCGCGGGGCAGGTAAGGAAATGCTACCCAGTAATCTTCAACATTACCGCCTGCACGTATCGCGCGGCGTAACCCTCTCGGGCTGATATTGTATCCAGCCAGGGCCAGGTGCCAGTCACCCCAAATATCATACAGATCATTCAGGTGGCGCGCCGCAGCACGGGTTGATTTTACCGGATCACGGCGTTCATCAATCCACCAGTTCACTTCCAGGCCGTACATCGCACCGGTAGCGCGGATGAACTGCCACAGGCCAACTGCTGATGCCCAGCTTCGTGCGGTTGGCACCAGGCCGCTTTCAATCATCGAGAGGTGAATGAGCTCTTTGGGCGCTCCCTCCTCTTCAAAAATTTCTAGCATCATCGGGAAATAGTACTCCGAACGCTCAAGCCACCGCTCCATAACTTCGGGCCGACGCAGCGTGTAGTACATCAGGTGCCGGTTTACGTGCTGATTTTGTACAAGCGGCACTTCCGTTCGGTTAAAGGTAAGGTTATCCGGAAGGTTATATCCTTCTGCAATCCACTCATCTTTTTCAGAGAAGAGTTCATCCTGGATCGCAAAAATATCTCCTTCAACGTCGTTCATCGGTTCAGAAATCGCGTAAAACTCCCTGTATTCGGCCATCACGCTTCTGTAGAGCGCTGCAAACCGCTGGTTGTTTTGAACCTCAGGATAGTCATCCATCAACGACTGAATGGACGCAAAAGCATCGTTTATATGTCTTTCAGCCTGTACCAGATCACCCTGAATCTGTGCATCAATAGCCAGTACATGAATTCGATAGACATCAGATATTCTCTGCATTGTCTCTTTTTCAAGCTCTCCCAGTTCGCGGGTTTCTTCCACAGGCACCCGGTCTTCTCCTATATTGAGAAGCGGATTGGTATATGGGATCAGCTTTTTAGGAACGTTGCTTTCGGCTTCCCCTGTGTCAGATGATTGCTGGGCATGAACGAGGGCTCCCCAAAGGATGAACAGGGAGAGCAAAGTGAATGATTTCATAGACGTTGATTTATATCGTTTTCGGGTCAGTGATTATTTTTTTCTTCTCAATTATCTTTACTATCAGTGGAAAACGCAAAAATATATTTACGATTATTTTTCACCTTTATCCATCTCCTGTGAAGTCCATTGCTGTACCAACGGTCGACGGCGTCCGGTACCGAACGCTTTTGAGGTTAACTTAATTATCGGCGCAGCCTGAAATCTTTTAAACTCCTGGCGATCAATAATGGATATTATTTTTTTTACGGTTCCGGGATCGATACCGGAGTCCGATATTTCACCCACGCTGCGCTGCAGTTCAATATACTGATAAAGAATGGAATCAAGTGTATCGTAATCGGGTAAAGAATCGCTGTCTTTCTGATCCGGCCTTAGTTCTGCACTTGGCGGTTTTGTAATAATCTCCTGAGGAATCACTTCCCGTTTGTAATAAGATCGATTCAGCCACTCCGCCAGTTTATAAATTTCCGTTTTGTACAGATCACCGATCGGTGCGATGGCGCCGTTCATATCTCCGTAAAGGGTAGCATACCCAACCGCATATTCCGATTTATTTCCGGTGGCCAGAAGAAAAGCGTTGAATTTATTGGAATAGGTCATCAGCAGCGTACCGCGAATTCGGCTCTGCAGATTTTCCTCCGCAACACCAAATGGTTCATTTTTAAAAAGCGGCTGAAGCTGGCCGTTGAACTGATCGTATATTGTGTTAATGGGAATCTCATACAGCGAAAACCCGAGCGCATCCGCCAGTTTTTGTGAATCGCTTACACTCCCTTCACTGGAAAATTCACCCGGCATCGTGATCGCCGTTACATTCTCCGGCCCAACTGTTTCTGCAGCCAGAACGGCCACCAGGGCCGAATCGATACCGCCGCTTAACCCAAGCAACACCTTGTCAGTCACTCCGGTTTTAGAAAGATAATCGCCGAGCCCCAATTTTATCGCTTTGAAAAAACGTTCCTCCGGCGTTTTGGGGTACCCTCCTTTATCTACACCACGTAGTGATTCTCCCCCGGTGAACTCAACATCAGCGTATGATTCTTCAAATGCCACGGTCGAAACCACGGGCTTACCATCCGGGTTGAGCGCCATGGAGTCCCCTTCAAACACAATTTCCGTGTGGGAACCCACCTGGTTGCAATAAAGAACCGGACAATTCAGTTCTTTTGCGTGCTTGCCCAGCATATGCAGACGGTTTTCATGCTTGGTTTGCGTAAATGGCGACGCAGATATATTGATAATCAGCTCTGCACCGGCGTCCCGAAGCCTCCGGGCTGGATCGATCTCATAGGTGTGATATTGCACCTCATTTTCATTGTACCAGATATCTTCGCAAATCGTAACGCCCAGTTTCACTCCGTTCAGCTCAAGACAATCAAATGAGCGGTTCGGTTCAAAATACCGGAGATCATCAAATACATCATAAGTCGGCAAAAGTGATTTATGAACCACACCTTTTTTCTCGCCTTCAGCTGCAAGAATCGCAGAATTATACATCTTGCGGCCCAGTCCAGACAGGTTTGGCGTCATCGAACCGAACAGCAGTCCAGTGCGAAATTCCTTTGTTGTCTCTATCAATTCGCGATTAAGACTGTAGACCGAATCCCGAAATACTGGCCGCTCAAGCAGATCCTGAACCGGGTAACCGGTGGTGACCATCTCGGGAAGTATAAGCAGATCTATTCCATCATCTGCAGCTTTGGCATACGCCTTCAGGATGAGTTTTTTGTTTCCTTCCAGATCACCGATCGTTGGATTTAACTGGTGCAGGCGAATTTTCATTGATGGTCTCCCCGGCTGAAAACACGCTCGCCACCCATCCAGGTTTCAAGAACTTCAGTCTGCCAGATTTCAGATGCATCCACTTCAAAGAAATCCCGGTCGATGAGGATGAAATCGGCTTTTTTACCTTGCTCCAGCGATCCGATCACATCTTCCTGATGCGCGGCGTATGCGGCATCCACGGTAAATGCCCGGAGTGCTTCAACGCGGCTCATTGCCTGTTCGCTGTACCAGCCTTCAGGTGGTCTGCCATCGTGATCTTTACGTGTAACAGCGGAATAAAGCCCATAAAAAGGGTTTACGTTTTCCACGGGAAAATCCGAACCGCCGGCGATCACTGTCCCCTGGTTCAAAAATGTCTGCCAGGCATATGCACCTTCAATTCGATCCGAGCCGACCCTGTTTTCCGCCATATTCATATCGCTCGTGGCGTGTGTCGGCTGCATGGAGGCCACAAGATTCAGTTCGGTAAACCGCGGTATATCCTCCGGTGCCACAACCTGTGCGTGTTCGATACGGTGACGCATATCAGCCTGATCGCCAAGCTGCTCATTCACATATTGAAATCCGTCGAGCACCTGGCGGTTGGCAGCATCTCCGATTGCATGAATATTCATCTGAAATCCGTTTTCGGCACC encodes the following:
- a CDS encoding LysM peptidoglycan-binding domain-containing protein, producing the protein MKSFTLLSLFILWGALVHAQQSSDTGEAESNVPKKLIPYTNPLLNIGEDRVPVEETRELGELEKETMQRISDVYRIHVLAIDAQIQGDLVQAERHINDAFASIQSLMDDYPEVQNNQRFAALYRSVMAEYREFYAISEPMNDVEGDIFAIQDELFSEKDEWIAEGYNLPDNLTFNRTEVPLVQNQHVNRHLMYYTLRRPEVMERWLERSEYYFPMMLEIFEEEGAPKELIHLSMIESGLVPTARSWASAVGLWQFIRATGAMYGLEVNWWIDERRDPVKSTRAAARHLNDLYDIWGDWHLALAGYNISPRGLRRAIRAGGNVEDYWVAFPYLPRETRGYVPGFIAATMVAMNPEEFGFQSSYGGERYRYDVVDVDGLMPLDALANAAGITTNELKSYNPELLRWATPPGDSYPLKLPVGTRDEFLIAYQEIPKEERAQEIAMHTVSRGETLGFIAQRYGTSVRSLYETNEGLSNVIHPGQRIVVPIAPGSMEQISSDRPSNQPGATASASRTQSNQNQVQAPPNTTSVTYTVKSGDTIGHIAEWYDVRAWQLRAWNGISNTIRVGQQLTVHVPSNRQAYYRQVDDLAFSKKQELERRQRSGEDIFALRFDEASSSGNGSVNYTVRRNETLGGIARRHGVSVAAIQQENNLNGTTIYAGQTLTIPTN
- a CDS encoding S41 family peptidase codes for the protein MFKKRSGLLWALLITIFLISSLAFVRQGDLYFQIKKQLTIFGDVYKEVATMYVEEVSPERIMRSGVNAMLRELDPYTVFIDEGEQQQMEIISQGTYGGIGLDAGFRGDQIVVIAPLEGYPAERAGIRSGDVILSINEVAVEGMNPDEVQQLTIGDAGTEVSLTIRRSGIEEPIRFDLVRERIEVKNIEYSGLIEGHENLAYLQLTRFGQRSAEEIREKLLGFKDQGSLDGLILDLRNNPGGLLNEAVEIVDKFVEPGVTVVETKGRMANQNTVFVTDEPAVFEDLPIVVLMNRGSASASEVVAGALQDLDRAVVVGQTSFGKGLVQTVRPLSYNTSLKITISQYYIPSGRSIQSVDYAGENGIEGRQIPDSLRRAFTTKNGRTVYDGLGIEPDIKVDEGEDSRARVALLQNNKFFFFTADYIAEHGEDEEPEDAYEKFLDYLERENFSYQLSADQHLEQLLASSEQFHDEAESAHLIRALERSVERKKDEDLRNNREFIEQKLTEEWAAQTGSAELRAQNRLRTDRSVQEAIRLIGDIEGYHAILNP
- the ribH gene encoding 6,7-dimethyl-8-ribityllumazine synthase, whose product is MDWKKKRIAVVAAKWNSFVTDDMLEGAVAALKGKGIPDNQIFTYRCPGSYELPLACKMCIDELNVDGVVAIGAVIKGGTPHFHYVCDAVNKGIAELNIRYGLPVSFGVLTTDNVEQAMERAGIDKGNKGAEAALAVCDMLELSHSVKNSNS
- a CDS encoding PHP domain-containing protein; the encoded protein is MGKADLHIHTNASDGACTPQEILDKAVEKGLKTISITDHDSIKGYKKARELNGGRIELLPGVEMSVQWKDKEVHLLGYCFDPDDEEVNLMMLRQSRARRKRMAKIVDHLQHKGIDIDLDEVKAEAGFSNIGRPHAASVLLNKGVVGSVNEAFIRYLSSEKLGSIGTEYCTLGEAIRCMKKAGGVLSLAHPGPLYSQNEIDELMEQGIDGIECIHPSHPYPVQKNFSKIAKKNNFLVTGGSDYHGSRRSDYDPYFGIVTLGEKHVEALKRLSQQRSKIN
- a CDS encoding NAD+ synthase — encoded protein: MKIRLHQLNPTIGDLEGNKKLILKAYAKAADDGIDLLILPEMVTTGYPVQDLLERPVFRDSVYSLNRELIETTKEFRTGLLFGSMTPNLSGLGRKMYNSAILAAEGEKKGVVHKSLLPTYDVFDDLRYFEPNRSFDCLELNGVKLGVTICEDIWYNENEVQYHTYEIDPARRLRDAGAELIINISASPFTQTKHENRLHMLGKHAKELNCPVLYCNQVGSHTEIVFEGDSMALNPDGKPVVSTVAFEESYADVEFTGGESLRGVDKGGYPKTPEERFFKAIKLGLGDYLSKTGVTDKVLLGLSGGIDSALVAVLAAETVGPENVTAITMPGEFSSEGSVSDSQKLADALGFSLYEIPINTIYDQFNGQLQPLFKNEPFGVAEENLQSRIRGTLLMTYSNKFNAFLLATGNKSEYAVGYATLYGDMNGAIAPIGDLYKTEIYKLAEWLNRSYYKREVIPQEIITKPPSAELRPDQKDSDSLPDYDTLDSILYQYIELQRSVGEISDSGIDPGTVKKIISIIDRQEFKRFQAAPIIKLTSKAFGTGRRRPLVQQWTSQEMDKGEK